A window of the candidate division KSB1 bacterium genome harbors these coding sequences:
- the fliN gene encoding flagellar motor switch protein FliN gives MDARDASFRDLIGKLAEASTAQLTAISSVPVQLAVSDVGGFDPRVVRGTFSGPPLTVQVEWAGQDLGALIFVDRQFFLQAAALITGKEAPLDPEDRGDRAELEGIFRLSLDAASEALRELSGGDVQFGPLHLLSEASPDVGALTGFSMASLDVSVGELASRIICLASPQMVADLLGNVQVDASDQEAAQGAEQVRVRPGAFAPLEDRTYTVGSARSLDLLMDIELPVSVELGRVNMTIRSILGLGPGAVVELDKFSGEPVDLLVNNKKFAEGEVVVVDQNFGVRITALVGAAERLNAAREGRSE, from the coding sequence ATGGATGCAAGGGACGCCAGTTTCCGAGACCTCATTGGCAAGTTGGCCGAGGCCAGTACAGCGCAATTGACGGCCATCAGCAGCGTGCCGGTGCAGCTGGCCGTCAGCGATGTCGGGGGGTTTGACCCGCGCGTGGTGCGCGGGACCTTCTCTGGCCCGCCGCTGACCGTGCAGGTTGAATGGGCAGGGCAGGACTTGGGCGCGCTGATCTTTGTGGACCGGCAGTTCTTCTTGCAGGCAGCCGCTTTGATCACCGGCAAGGAGGCGCCACTCGATCCTGAGGACCGCGGCGACCGCGCTGAGCTGGAAGGGATCTTCCGGCTGTCGTTGGACGCAGCAAGCGAGGCGCTGCGCGAACTCAGCGGCGGAGACGTCCAGTTTGGCCCCTTGCATTTGCTGAGCGAGGCTTCTCCGGATGTTGGCGCCTTGACCGGCTTCAGCATGGCCTCCTTGGACGTATCCGTTGGCGAACTCGCTTCCCGCATCATCTGTCTTGCTTCGCCGCAGATGGTGGCAGACCTGTTGGGAAACGTCCAGGTGGATGCATCCGATCAGGAGGCGGCGCAGGGAGCCGAACAGGTGCGCGTGCGCCCGGGGGCTTTTGCGCCGCTTGAGGATCGGACTTACACGGTGGGCAGTGCCCGTAGCCTGGACCTCCTCATGGATATCGAGCTGCCGGTCTCGGTGGAACTTGGTCGGGTGAACATGACGATTCGCAGCATCTTGGGGCTCGGCCCCGGTGCGGTCGTTGAGCTTGACAAGTTTTCTGGTGAGCCCGTGGACCTGCTGGTGAACAATAAGAAGTTTGCCGAAGGAGAGGTGGTGGTGGTTGACCAGAACTTTGGCGTGCGCATCACCGCGTTGGTGGGTGCAGCCGAGCGCTTGAATGCGGCGCGGGAAGGGAGGTCAGAATGA
- the fliM gene encoding flagellar motor switch protein FliM, which produces MQEGGRGRTKQAIPYDFKHPGRLTKDQLRGIQTIHENFARALSTYLTTLLRTVVDVRFMGVNLFAFAEFVDSLPDPDCVWVFSLPTLEGKGMLEISPNMVLLIVERSFGGQASGELPQRPITSIEQKVAERTVERCLDLYRQAWERAATLTIKLESFEADPRLAQIASASETCLLFSWEVVVKEASFGLNICLPLFVLDPLLRQLATQNWLTVSAKRSTPETKRQIGELLETTTMAVRVFLGRTSITLKELLDLQVGDVLVLDQKINEGLLVEVNGAKLLMGRAGVVGRSRAVQIIDWIDNEV; this is translated from the coding sequence GTGCAAGAAGGGGGCCGCGGCCGGACCAAGCAGGCGATCCCCTACGATTTCAAGCACCCGGGTCGTCTGACCAAGGACCAGCTGCGGGGCATACAAACCATTCACGAGAACTTTGCCCGCGCGCTTTCGACCTACTTGACGACCTTGCTGCGGACGGTGGTGGACGTGCGTTTCATGGGCGTGAACCTCTTTGCATTTGCCGAGTTTGTCGACTCGTTGCCTGACCCCGACTGCGTGTGGGTCTTCTCCCTGCCCACCTTGGAAGGGAAGGGGATGCTCGAGATCAGCCCCAACATGGTCTTGCTCATTGTCGAGCGCTCCTTCGGCGGTCAGGCTTCAGGCGAACTCCCGCAACGCCCCATTACCAGCATCGAACAGAAGGTGGCGGAGCGAACCGTGGAGCGTTGTCTTGATCTCTACCGCCAGGCCTGGGAGAGAGCCGCTACCCTCACCATCAAGCTGGAGAGCTTCGAGGCTGACCCGCGGTTGGCGCAGATCGCCTCGGCAAGCGAGACGTGCCTGCTCTTTTCCTGGGAAGTTGTGGTCAAGGAGGCCAGCTTCGGCCTCAACATCTGCCTGCCGCTCTTTGTCCTTGACCCTCTGCTGCGGCAATTGGCCACTCAGAACTGGTTGACGGTGTCGGCCAAGCGGAGCACTCCCGAGACCAAGCGACAGATCGGCGAGCTGCTCGAGACCACTACCATGGCCGTGCGCGTATTCCTGGGCCGCACGAGCATCACCCTCAAGGAACTCTTAGATCTGCAAGTTGGCGACGTCTTAGTGCTGGATCAGAAAATCAATGAGGGCCTGCTCGTGGAAGTGAACGGGGCAAAACTCCTCATGGGCAGGGCGGGTGTAGTGGGGCGGAGCAGAGCGGTGCAAATCATCGACTGGATTGACAACGAGGTGTAA
- a CDS encoding flagellar hook-length control protein FliK, with protein MTSPAKASIGLESGSAPDGRVAEVQRESGTARRGGEEKAAAVKKGSNPFNRLAGTDTSETATASDPRVAPMAGGEVEHLTLRRAQTGLDGESAFVRVRNDGQPAARPLPADSLSTRSSRAAAVRPSAGEQRTEALGGDGQLPQAVTSPHALHARPVAEATLLARSQDKVHGQRAPVETLAREVAVHVRLLTQTEETRLSVVLDQADLGRIAVDLLKRDQAVTVHFRVESAETETLLKSSFEDLRAVLNDQGVQVGDLTVASDQRQGQGSPQRHSPEEPGRWPLGTEFPRPAARAAEPPRPRTARFLGYNTMEIIA; from the coding sequence ATGACAAGCCCAGCTAAGGCTTCCATCGGACTGGAGAGTGGGTCTGCGCCCGACGGCCGTGTTGCGGAGGTGCAGCGCGAGAGTGGCACCGCACGGCGCGGTGGCGAGGAGAAAGCAGCCGCCGTCAAGAAAGGGTCGAACCCCTTTAACCGCCTGGCAGGAACAGACACGAGTGAAACTGCGACCGCCTCCGATCCCCGCGTGGCACCGATGGCAGGCGGAGAGGTTGAGCATCTGACTCTGCGCCGGGCGCAAACGGGCCTGGACGGCGAATCTGCCTTCGTGCGTGTCCGCAACGACGGGCAGCCTGCAGCAAGACCACTACCCGCAGACTCGCTATCTACGCGCAGCTCTCGGGCGGCAGCTGTCCGACCTTCGGCAGGAGAGCAACGCACCGAAGCTCTGGGTGGAGACGGCCAATTACCCCAGGCTGTGACCTCGCCGCATGCGCTGCACGCCAGGCCTGTGGCCGAGGCGACTCTGCTCGCGCGCAGCCAGGACAAGGTGCACGGACAGCGCGCACCTGTCGAGACCTTGGCCCGCGAGGTGGCGGTGCACGTGCGGCTGTTGACGCAGACAGAAGAGACGCGCCTCAGCGTCGTCCTTGACCAAGCCGACTTGGGGCGCATCGCCGTGGACTTGCTCAAGCGCGACCAGGCGGTGACCGTTCATTTTCGCGTCGAGTCCGCGGAAACGGAAACCCTGCTCAAGTCATCGTTCGAGGACCTGCGTGCCGTCCTCAACGACCAGGGAGTTCAGGTGGGCGATTTGACCGTGGCAAGTGACCAACGCCAGGGGCAGGGATCCCCACAGCGACACAGTCCCGAGGAGCCAGGGCGATGGCCTCTGGGGACTGAGTTTCCACGGCCAGCCGCCCGTGCAGCAGAGCCACCCCGGCCCAGGACGGCGCGCTTTTTGGGCTACAACACGATGGAAATCATCGCCTGA
- a CDS encoding flagellar motor protein MotB, protein MIARKKKEEEAVGAPWITSYGDMMSLLLCFFILIVSYSVVELVKFKQAMGSLRGSLGVLSEEEGRRVVKTSTPSTVDRSVMRKDLLVINMPGKKMVTLQAKEIAGVGVFLLATGVRFRIVDPLLFEPGQVTLKPTAHQILHDIADMVREINCEVRVEGHTDDSPTGGSPYKSNWDLSAARALAVVEHLVYQERLDPTRVWLAGFAENRPVAPNDTPENQAKNRRVEIFLNWESTYGSEGGFK, encoded by the coding sequence ATGATCGCACGGAAGAAGAAAGAAGAGGAAGCGGTAGGCGCGCCGTGGATCACGTCCTACGGCGACATGATGTCGCTGCTTCTTTGTTTCTTCATTCTCATTGTCTCCTACTCTGTTGTTGAACTGGTCAAGTTTAAGCAGGCCATGGGCTCGTTGCGCGGCTCCTTGGGCGTGCTCTCTGAGGAAGAAGGCCGCAGAGTAGTGAAGACCTCGACCCCTTCGACGGTTGATCGCTCGGTCATGAGAAAGGACCTACTTGTCATCAACATGCCCGGCAAGAAGATGGTCACCTTGCAGGCCAAGGAGATCGCAGGAGTGGGGGTCTTTCTTCTTGCCACAGGGGTGCGTTTTCGTATCGTCGATCCATTGTTGTTTGAGCCTGGCCAGGTGACGCTCAAGCCGACGGCTCACCAGATTCTCCACGACATCGCCGACATGGTGCGGGAGATCAACTGTGAAGTGCGCGTGGAGGGGCACACGGACGACTCCCCCACCGGCGGCAGCCCATACAAGTCCAACTGGGACCTTTCTGCGGCGCGCGCCTTGGCAGTCGTGGAGCACCTGGTGTACCAGGAGCGACTCGATCCCACGCGGGTGTGGCTGGCCGGGTTCGCAGAGAACCGCCCAGTGGCCCCCAACGACACGCCCGAGAATCAGGCGAAGAACCGACGAGTGGAAATCTTCCTCAACTGGGAGTCAACCTACGGGAGCGAGGGTGGCTTCAAATAG
- a CDS encoding flagellar protein: protein MPDYLQGVDQLAGVGRIEPSPAQRQAPGERAQGSTFAQMLEQEVRKREEVRFSLHALERLRLRNIQLSQQEVETLGGAVSKVAEKGGRDSLVVMNRVAFVVNVPTRTVITAIDQAHLRDSVFTQIDSAVIA, encoded by the coding sequence ATGCCCGATTATCTGCAGGGGGTTGACCAGCTGGCGGGCGTGGGGCGCATAGAGCCGTCGCCTGCACAGCGTCAAGCCCCGGGTGAACGCGCACAGGGCTCCACCTTTGCGCAGATGCTTGAGCAGGAGGTGCGCAAACGGGAGGAAGTGCGCTTTTCCCTCCACGCCTTAGAGCGATTGCGGCTGCGGAACATCCAGCTCAGCCAGCAGGAGGTGGAGACCCTTGGCGGTGCGGTGAGCAAGGTGGCGGAAAAAGGAGGGCGCGACTCGTTGGTGGTGATGAATCGCGTTGCCTTCGTGGTCAACGTGCCGACGCGCACGGTGATTACCGCCATCGACCAGGCGCACCTGCGTGACAGCGTGTTCACCCAGATTGACAGTGCCGTCATCGCATGA
- a CDS encoding flagellar basal body-associated FliL family protein, which translates to MNAPDGGDELILEQRGGVRAGSDADPEVPKTGKGKGLVSKLLIGLGLLGLQAGLAYAIMMLVVLPAAQKRASAPQVKQETVQPAKEEKKNRQTPAESVPQSLADMRIESLFALEDVVINPAFSGGERYLVLSLVFISDTKETQKEIEQKLPLIQDNLNTLLSQKGVWWYSNSENREALREEIRVAVNELLRTGKVTRVLFTKYVIQ; encoded by the coding sequence ATGAATGCACCAGATGGCGGCGATGAGTTGATCCTGGAGCAGCGAGGCGGGGTCCGCGCCGGCAGCGACGCCGACCCCGAGGTTCCCAAGACCGGGAAGGGCAAGGGTCTGGTGAGCAAACTGCTCATAGGATTAGGGTTGTTGGGGCTGCAGGCGGGCCTTGCGTATGCAATAATGATGCTGGTGGTGCTCCCCGCAGCGCAGAAGCGGGCGAGCGCACCCCAAGTGAAGCAAGAAACCGTACAGCCCGCCAAGGAAGAGAAGAAGAATCGCCAGACCCCGGCCGAGTCTGTGCCCCAGTCCTTGGCAGACATGCGCATCGAATCTCTGTTCGCGCTCGAGGACGTGGTGATCAACCCTGCATTCTCCGGCGGAGAACGCTACTTGGTGTTGTCGCTGGTCTTCATCTCGGACACCAAGGAGACGCAAAAGGAGATCGAACAGAAGTTGCCGCTCATCCAAGATAACTTGAACACACTCCTGTCGCAGAAAGGGGTGTGGTGGTACTCGAACTCGGAGAACCGAGAGGCATTGCGGGAGGAGATCCGCGTGGCAGTCAACGAACTCCTGCGCACGGGTAAGGTTACGCGGGTGCTCTTCACCAAGTACGTCATTCAATAG
- a CDS encoding motility protein A, with product MDVATIIGIVFGFAMVAFTIATGGAPKFFLDPKSILIVWGGTAAALFINFPMAKVLGVIKVAKRAFMHKLPENVDVIATLVRLSAKARMEGLLALESDLEKIEDEFLKKGVRQLVDGVDPELVRALLTTELVSLEERHAVGQRIFNAAASYAPAFGMLGTLIGLISMLSRLNDPTKIGVGMAVALVTTFWGVVLANLVFLPIAGKLKTRSEQEVQQRELIIEGIASIQAGDNPRILNEKLLAFLAPQLRSSADTLEKAGLGAKQKAAA from the coding sequence ATGGACGTTGCGACCATAATCGGCATCGTCTTTGGCTTCGCGATGGTCGCCTTCACCATTGCCACTGGTGGTGCGCCCAAGTTCTTTCTTGACCCCAAGTCCATTCTCATCGTCTGGGGCGGCACAGCGGCGGCCCTTTTCATCAATTTCCCCATGGCCAAGGTGCTGGGGGTCATCAAGGTCGCTAAGCGGGCCTTCATGCATAAGCTGCCTGAAAACGTCGATGTCATCGCCACGCTCGTGCGCCTCAGTGCCAAGGCCCGCATGGAAGGACTGTTGGCTTTGGAATCAGATTTGGAAAAGATCGAGGACGAATTCCTCAAGAAAGGGGTTCGCCAGCTGGTGGACGGTGTCGATCCCGAACTGGTGCGCGCGCTGCTGACCACTGAGCTGGTCAGCCTGGAGGAGCGGCATGCCGTGGGTCAGCGCATCTTCAACGCAGCCGCAAGCTATGCTCCCGCATTTGGCATGTTGGGTACCCTCATTGGCCTGATTTCGATGTTGTCGCGCCTCAACGACCCAACCAAAATCGGCGTGGGCATGGCCGTAGCCCTGGTCACTACCTTCTGGGGCGTGGTGCTCGCCAACCTGGTCTTTCTGCCCATAGCCGGGAAGCTGAAGACACGCTCAGAACAAGAAGTCCAGCAGCGGGAGCTCATCATCGAAGGGATCGCTTCCATCCAGGCCGGGGACAATCCGCGCATCTTGAACGAGAAGCTCTTGGCGTTCCTCGCTCCACAACTGCGCAGCAGTGCCGACACGCTGGAAAAAGCTGGCCTCGGCGCCAAGCAGAAGGCGGCAGCATGA
- a CDS encoding flagellar hook assembly protein FlgD, protein MANVSAVRGASTPVTNSLSGPGGTLGKDAFMNLLVTQLRYQDPLQPMENTEFIAQLAQFSSLEQLWYMNANSQTNTLLLQSLQNTVMSGFLDREVWASGGRLWLPEGGEVALHYTVAGPAQVTVEVLNAAGQVVRTLQVQAQQSGDQQCAWDGKDSTGQRLASGAYFFRVRAVDDSGAQVSATPYTVGTVTGVRFSNGSAQLLLGGLEVSPSDLVMVR, encoded by the coding sequence ATGGCAAACGTGTCAGCGGTGCGAGGCGCCAGCACTCCGGTAACCAATAGCCTGAGCGGCCCAGGCGGCACTCTGGGCAAGGACGCATTCATGAACCTGCTGGTGACCCAGCTCCGCTACCAGGACCCGCTGCAACCCATGGAGAACACCGAGTTCATCGCCCAGCTGGCGCAGTTTAGTAGTCTGGAACAGCTCTGGTACATGAACGCCAACAGCCAGACGAACACGCTCCTACTGCAATCGCTGCAGAACACGGTGATGAGCGGCTTCCTGGATCGGGAAGTCTGGGCCAGTGGCGGCAGGCTCTGGCTACCAGAAGGTGGCGAGGTCGCGCTCCACTATACAGTAGCAGGCCCTGCCCAGGTCACGGTGGAAGTGCTCAACGCTGCCGGACAAGTGGTGCGCACGCTCCAGGTTCAAGCGCAGCAGTCCGGGGACCAGCAGTGTGCGTGGGACGGGAAGGATAGTACGGGCCAGCGCCTGGCCAGTGGGGCCTACTTCTTCAGGGTGAGGGCCGTAGACGACAGCGGTGCTCAGGTGAGTGCGACGCCCTACACGGTGGGCACGGTGACCGGGGTGCGCTTCAGCAATGGCAGCGCCCAACTCCTGCTCGGTGGGCTGGAGGTCAGCCCCTCCGATCTGGTGATGGTGCGCTGA
- a CDS encoding flagellar hook-basal body complex protein has translation MMRSLFAGVSGLKNHQLQMDVIGHNIANVNTVGFKAGRVTFQESLSQMLRAATRPTEESGGLNPLQVGTGMTLGSIDTIFTQGSLQPTGVMTDLAIQGDGFFILSDGALHYYTRSGTFQVDANGTLVHPSTGFVLQGVMADADGNIQPSRPVQNIVLPFGQKVPARATTLVSFSCNLDADTQALAQVLAGDLSSHAVLTATGAPTSLTIVAGTNDTLTITVDNDAGGTVTKSLTLTAGTYASVDDLVAEINARIRADNSLNGEVIAELASVGGASVVRLRTVDSGGSSTQLAASGNAATNLKLPATTATGTTAATAINSLPQVVTALTAGDTIRISGLNPDGTVANGTYTYAAGDTVQDLLDAINAVLVGASASMDSEGRLLVTDNTAGSSQTNLSLTLDDADSSGSVFRMPQLNIYQEGRDAGTHTASIDVYDSLGQTHNLAVIFTNISTPSNPNRWSWEVVVDDGKITPTSGSKGTVSFNADGSLLVFSSNDGQPLSFNPGNGADTVTITLDAGQGNGFAGITQLRSVSTTVAKSQNGYGMGDLQSIAFDESGRITGQFSNGVSKVLAQVILARFSNPAGLVHAGNNLYLETANSGNAVKGTAGTNVAATITPGALEMSNVDLAAEFTDLIIAQRGFQANARVIATSDTILDEIVRLKR, from the coding sequence ATGATGCGTTCACTCTTTGCTGGGGTCTCTGGGTTGAAAAACCATCAACTCCAGATGGACGTCATCGGCCACAACATCGCCAATGTGAACACCGTTGGCTTCAAAGCGGGCCGAGTCACTTTCCAAGAAAGCCTTTCGCAAATGTTACGCGCAGCAACTCGTCCGACCGAAGAGTCCGGTGGGTTGAACCCCCTGCAGGTAGGCACCGGCATGACCTTAGGGTCAATTGATACCATCTTTACCCAAGGGAGCCTGCAGCCCACCGGCGTGATGACCGACCTGGCCATCCAGGGCGACGGTTTCTTCATCCTCAGTGATGGCGCACTGCACTACTACACGCGCTCCGGCACCTTCCAGGTGGACGCCAATGGCACCCTGGTGCACCCCAGCACCGGCTTCGTATTGCAGGGGGTGATGGCGGACGCCGACGGCAACATCCAGCCCAGCAGGCCGGTGCAGAACATCGTGTTGCCGTTTGGCCAGAAGGTGCCGGCGAGGGCCACGACGTTGGTCAGCTTCAGCTGCAACTTGGACGCGGACACGCAGGCGCTGGCGCAGGTCCTGGCCGGTGACCTATCCAGTCACGCGGTGCTTACCGCCACTGGCGCGCCGACAAGTCTGACCATCGTCGCCGGCACCAACGACACGCTCACCATCACCGTGGACAATGACGCAGGCGGCACGGTGACCAAGTCCCTCACTCTGACCGCCGGCACGTACGCTTCGGTGGACGACCTTGTGGCGGAAATCAACGCCAGGATCCGCGCGGACAACTCGCTGAATGGCGAGGTCATCGCCGAGTTGGCGTCGGTGGGAGGTGCCAGCGTGGTGCGGCTGCGCACCGTGGACAGCGGCGGAAGCTCAACGCAACTGGCCGCCAGCGGCAACGCCGCCACCAACCTCAAGTTGCCGGCGACCACTGCCACAGGTACCACTGCCGCCACCGCGATCAACTCCTTGCCGCAGGTGGTAACCGCCCTCACCGCCGGTGATACGATCAGGATTTCTGGTCTCAATCCCGACGGGACGGTAGCCAACGGCACCTACACCTACGCTGCCGGCGATACGGTGCAGGACCTGTTGGATGCCATCAACGCCGTGTTGGTCGGCGCCTCGGCCAGCATGGACAGCGAAGGGCGACTGCTGGTGACGGACAACACTGCGGGCAGTTCTCAGACCAATCTGTCCCTGACACTGGACGATGCGGATAGCTCCGGTAGCGTGTTCCGCATGCCGCAGCTCAACATCTACCAGGAAGGCCGCGATGCGGGCACCCACACGGCCAGCATCGACGTCTACGACAGCCTGGGCCAGACGCACAACCTGGCGGTGATTTTCACCAACATCTCCACCCCTTCCAACCCGAACCGCTGGTCGTGGGAGGTGGTGGTGGACGACGGCAAGATCACCCCGACTTCCGGGAGCAAGGGGACGGTGAGTTTCAACGCAGACGGCAGCTTGCTGGTGTTCAGCAGCAACGACGGTCAACCGCTCTCCTTCAATCCTGGTAACGGGGCCGACACCGTGACCATAACGCTCGACGCCGGACAAGGCAACGGCTTTGCCGGCATCACGCAACTCAGATCGGTGTCGACGACCGTAGCCAAATCGCAGAACGGCTACGGCATGGGTGACCTGCAGTCCATTGCCTTCGACGAGAGTGGACGAATCACCGGTCAGTTCAGCAATGGAGTGTCCAAGGTGCTGGCGCAGGTGATCCTGGCCAGATTCAGTAACCCTGCGGGGCTGGTGCACGCCGGCAACAACCTCTACCTTGAGACCGCCAACAGCGGCAACGCGGTGAAGGGGACGGCTGGCACCAATGTGGCCGCAACCATAACCCCAGGGGCGTTGGAGATGTCCAACGTCGACCTGGCCGCGGAGTTCACCGACCTGATCATCGCGCAGCGTGGTTTCCAGGCCAATGCGCGCGTGATCGCCACCTCAGACACGATACTGGACGAAATTGTGAGACTGAAGCGGTAA